A window of Candidatus Berkelbacteria bacterium genomic DNA:
AAAGCCGAGCTCAGACCAAAAATTGAGCAGGTGAAGACGCTCATTGCCCAAGACGTCGCGTTTGCCGAGGGTGACGCCCAGCGGGCAACAGGCGAGTGGCAAGCGTGCGTGAATGCGTTTTCCCAGGTCACTGAAGCGCATGCCAACTACAACGCGGCTTCGGCCGCTGTAACCGAGTTCACCAGCAATCTCACTCCTGTCCCAGCCGCAAATACTAAATCAGCATCGAATACACCAGCCAAGAAAATGACGACGAAGACGACAACCGTACCAGCGGCGTCCGAATCAGCGCCGACACCAGTGCCAGAGACTCCTTCCTCGACGGAGTCGTCGAATAACTCAACCCCGGAACAGACTGTCAGCGAGGCGTCTGAACCAGTAGAAGAGCAACAGCAATCATCGACGCCGTCCTGTACTTCCAATACCAACCCAAGCTTTACCCACCACATTACTGATTTAGGCTTGGTTGCCAAGGTGGTCAGTCCGCCCACGAAGGCCGGAACAGATCTCAAACCCCATGGCTACGTCGATACACAGTTAACCAGTGCGCCGGTCTACGCGCCGATCGCGGCCACACTCGAGAGTGGCGCCTTCTATCAAGAGGGGAACCCCGACGGCGAATATCTCCTCGTCTTCAAGGCGAGTTGCGAGGTCACATTCCGGTTCGACCACATAACAAACCCAATCCAAGTCGTCAAAGACGCTTTTCCGACGAAGCAATCCCACACCCGGACAAATGCACCGGCGAGCGCCGTCTCGTTCATGGCCGGCGAACAGATCGGCACGACTACCGGCACCATTGACGGCATCTGGGACTTTGGCGTCTACAATTCAAGTACGTCCAATCGCTACGCCGACGATCCAATCTACAACTGGAGCAGTAACGCAACGACAGCGGTCTGCCCATGGAGCTACTATTCGACAAGTATGTACGCCCAATACAGCGCACTCTTTGGGAGCCTCGGCGGCAACCCACCCGACGGTGAGCCGTTCTGTTCGTAACGGCGCGACGAGCATGACAATGATCCTATTCGGGATCTAGAGTAATAAAAAAAGAGACCTAATTTTAGGTCTCTCTACGAGGGGCGCTAATGCCAAAAAATGACATCCTCGCCCCAAAAATTCTCGACGAAATCTTTTAAAATGGTCGGCTTTCCGACCTTGCCCTCGCGGAGCGCGCGCAGAGCCTTTGCCTCGATCTGGCGCACGCGCTCTTTGCGAATTCCGAGCTCGGTCGCAACCTCGAGATAAGTTCTCGACTGGCTCCCCCGAAGCCCGCGGCTGGCTTGCCAGGGCTCAAGACCGACCCGCCAAGCAAGCACCTTGTACTCGCGCTCGGTCAAGAGCGCGCGCAGGGCGCTGACCATCGCCTCGCCCCGCCCCGCGACGATTGGAACGAGAAGTCGCCTATGCTGTTCGACGACGAACTCTCGCTTCTGTTCATGGAATTGGTGCACAGAGGCAGGCAATTCTCCGTCAGTCAACATTTGCTTGATCCAGGCAAGGTGGATCTGATGGTACTCACCACCATAGCTGGCGGCCGACACGATCCGATAGATCGCGCTAAGCGGATAAGGCAACGCCTTGACAAGCGCCTCCCACCATAGGTCCATATCCATGCACCAGGTGAAAATGACCACGTCGTGCCGGCATGAATCTAGATCGATATCGATCTCTTTGAAGAGCATATTGGCCAACTTGTAATTCCTACTTTGCCCATACTCTGCCTGGAGCCAGGCGCCGAACATTCGTCGCCATCGGTCCTTTTCCGACACTTTGGGCAGTTCCGACACGCCCAGCTCCTGGCGCACGATCTTGGCGATGGTGACAGGGGACTTGGGCGCCTCAATGTTCCCCTCTTGCATGACGCTCGGTATCTGGGCAATCGGAATGCCCGCCGTGAAAAGATTCGCCATCATTTTGTGATTTTCCATTTTTTTAATTCCTCCTAATCAAATTATCCCTAGAATCTAGGGAACTAAAACTTCTACCACCAAAGAGGGTGGCCTGTCAAGCGCGTAGCTTCGGCCAAGCGCTTGTTTAGCGTGGAATATCCGCTAGAAGCTGAAGGGTTTTGATAGTTTCTTTTTCAGCCTTATTTTTCGCCGCAATTTCAATTGTATTGACGCCGTCGATTAAACTTACAGCCTCGCGAAAGTGACCGTCTTGATTAACTGTAACGGGTTGATCGTTAATACGTAACTCCGCGCCTGGATCGGTAATACCGGCAACTTCAACCTCTTGCACTGAAACTGAAAGGGCTGAACCAGGCGTGACGATCTCAAGCGGCGGGGCGGCAGCAAAACTGGCAACCTGAAACCACATATAACCCAAAACACCCAACACGAATAGACTCAAAGCGCTTCCCCAAATAATTTCGGGAGTGATATGCCATTGGCGACGCCGTTCGATCAACTCATCGGCGCTGTGTGGACGCAGAAGGGTTGCCTGCGTTTTAGCCGAAACGCGAACGCTTTGAGTTTGGACATAGCTTGCGAGCTCGACCTCGTAGGCAGTCAGCGCGCTCTCGGGTTTCAACCCAAGATAGACGGCGTAGCGCGTCAAAAAACCGCGCACATAAACGCGGGCTGGCAATTTATGATAGTGCCCCAGTTCAAGCGCTTCCAAGTGACGCATTGGTACTTTTGTCTCGGTCTCGGCAGTGCGTAATTCAATATGCCTACGCTTCCGCGCCTTCAAAAGTTTGGCTCCCAAAGTTTGAGAGCTTGCAATCCGTTTTTTGCGAAAAGGAGTCATCTTCGGGTTTTTGAGCGTTAAAATAAATAGAGTTAAAAGCTAACTTCAGAATTATTGTAACGCAGATTGTTTAATCAATATCTGTTGATAAGTAAAAGTCTACCTTTGTTTTCGGGTATGTGAAACAAGACGGTCGTGAATATCGAGCATGCTCTGTTGAGCTTCTTGTCGTCGTTTAATTACAGACACATCATCTTGAAGATTGGAAACATCTTGCTTGAGATCGGAGACATCGGCTTTCAAGACAGAAACATCTTGCTTAACTGCTGACATATCTTCTTGAAGACAGATAAGTTTTTCTCCGTGCTCTACGAGTACCTCATTGATTGCGGCAAAGAACGGCTCAAGCGCCACGATGATTTGTTGAAGCTGTTCCTGGCTGAAGGCTGATTCATGTGGTTTTGGCATAAAACTACTCTATCACTAATTTTCAAAAAGTATCGGGTGGTGGAGTGCGAACTGGTGGTGATTGATGAGTGGTTGGGAAGTTGCCGCCGCCAAGCGTTTCTAGACCAATAAGAACATCACGTGGCTTGGCGCCATCGGGCGGACCGATGGCGCCTTGTTGCTCGAGTAAATCCAAAAGGCGCGCCGCGCGGGCATAACCAATCCGTAAACGCCTCTGCAAGAGCGAGGCGCTCGCTTTGCCAGCTTGCACGACCACGGTTTTTGCCTCGCCAAATAAATCGTCGTCGATGGCGCTCTGGCCACCCGCGCCAGCGCCCACTGCCCGAGGCGCAAAATTTTCGATCTCTTCATCGTATTGAGGCGGCGCCAGTTGTTTAAGAAATTCCGTCACGCCGTCGATCTCTTTTTCAGTGACAAAACAACCCTGAACACGACGCGGTTTGCCAACATATTCATTCGAGAGAAAAAGCATGTCTCCGTTGCCAAGGAGTTTTTCGGCGCCGGCAATATCAATAATGGTGCGCGAATCAATTTGACTTGCGACCGCAAAAGCCATGCGCGTGGTGATATTCGCCTTGATGAGACCAGTGATAACATCCACGCTTGGCCGTTGCGTTGCCACTACTAGATGAATGCCGACCGCGCGCGCCATTTGCGCGAGGCGCACAATCGCACCCTCCACTTCCTTGGCAGACTGTTGCATGAGGTCGGCTAATTCATCGATGATAATAACGATATACGGCAGAGGCGAGTCTTTGTGTTTGGCGTTGTAGCTTGCAATATCGCGACTGCCAACCTCTTGAAGCTGATGATAGCGCCGTTCCATCTCAACAATTGACCATTTGAGCGTGTTGACAGTTTTATCCGGCTCGGTGACAACTGGAGCGAGAAGATGTGGCACGGCATTATATTGAGTGAACTCAACTCGCTTCGGATCAATCAGTAAGAGGCGCAAGTCGCGCGGCGTATTTTGATATAAAAGTGTTGTGATAATAGTGTTGATGGCAATGGACTTACCCGAACCAGTTGCGCCGGCAATTAAGAGATGAGGCATCCTTTTAAGATCAACCGCCACCGGCGCGCCAGCGGCGTCTCGCCCGAGCGCCAAGGTCAAATTCGATTTCACACTCTTAAAATGATCCGTTTCGAGCACCTCGCGCAAGGTGACGATCGCAGGCACTTTATTCGGCACTTCGATGCCAACCAGTGATTTACCAGAAATCGGCGCCTCGATGCGAATCGAGGGCGCCGCGAGCGAAAGCGCCAAATCATTAGCCCGGGCCGTAATTTGATTGAGTTTAATTCCTTCGGTTGGCTTGAGTGTGTATTGCGTGACCGTTGGGCCGATATTGACATCGCCCATTGCTACCTCAATTCCAAAATCCTTGAGCGCTTTTTCAATGATCTCAACATTTTTGACCACATTCCCGGCAGTGGCTTTGCCGGTTGGCAAATTTAAAAGCTCAAAAGGCGGAAACTCCCAATCGCCAACCGGAGTCGCGATGACTGGCTTAGCAGTCGCGCTCGCTGAATTCGGCATCTGTGAAACTTGCATGCTACCTCGCGCGCCGGCCAAGCGATCGCGCACTGCTTGAAAAACTGAAACGCGCGCATTGCCGGCGGCCGATGTATCGTGGATTTGCGGCTCCTCGCCTTTACTCGTAAAAACAAGTTCAAAGAGAGATTTCAACGAGGTGTTAAAAATAAGCAACAGACTCGCAAGCACGAGAAATGCGAGCGCCAGCGCACCTGCGATTTCACCAAAAAATTGAGTGAACAACGCTGAAATTTCAGTCCCGATCAAACCGCCAAACGGACTCAAGAGCCCAGGTAAAAAAGTAAAGAGAAAGATCACGCCGAGCAATAAACCCCAGCGAATTGCAAAACGACTTGGGTTCCAAAGAACTAGACCGATTCCCAAAAAGACAACTGGGATTAAGTAGCTCACCGGCCCAAAAAGTTTACTGAAAAAACTTGTCAGATTAGCGCCAATTGCGCCGGCGCCGCCAAAAAGAGCCAGTAAACCGATCAAGCCAACAACTATAAAAAGCGTCGCCACGACCTCACGGAGTGTATCGGGATTCACCGACCAATCAAAGTAGGCAAAAACTGATTGTTTGCGCCGACGGCGACGACGAGCCATAACCCTCCAGGTTTATTTATCTTAAAGCGTAAAGTGGAAAGCGTAAAGTGATCAAACTTCAATCACAACTGGAATAATCATCGGCTGACGTTGGGTGTATTCATATAAAAACTTGACAAGATCATCGCGGAGCGCGCGTTTGACGTACTCCCAATCCAACGGTGAGTTTTTACTATGCCGATCAAATAATTGCTTGATTTCATGGCGCGCTTTAATGATTAAACCTTTGGCATCGCGCATATACACAAAGCCGCGCGAAATAATATCCGGGCTTGAGATAAGTGTGCCTTTGCGTTTATCAACCGTTAAAATAACCATAAAAATCCCTTCCTGCGCCATTGCCTGTCGATCGCGAAGCACGATGTTGCCCACATCTCCGATCCCCAGACCATCAATCATGACATAGTTGGCCTGAATTTTTTCCGCCCAGCGCGCTTGGCCTTTTTCCACTTCGAACACCGAACCGTTCTCGCCAACAAAGATGTTCGCCCCCGGCACACCCATTTGAAGTGCAATCTTGGCGTGCGCCTTGAGCATTCGGTATTCGCCGTGAATCGGAATAAAATACTTCGGCTTGAGCATCGCGATCATCATCTTAAGCTCTTCCTGCTTAGCATGCCCCGAAGTATGAATGTCCAGCTCGCCGCCATAAACAACCTCGGCGCCCTGGCGAAAAAGATTGTCGATCGTTTCGTGAATCGCATGCTCATTCCCAGGAATTCTTGAAGCCGAAATAATCACCGTGTCGCCCTTAGTCAACTTGACTTGTCGGTGCTCGCCCGAAGCCATTCGCACAAGCGCGGAATACTCTTCGCCCTGCGAACCAGTTGAAATAATAGTTAACTGGCTAGGCGGAATATTGGCGATACTCCGAATATCGACAAAGATATCTTTAGGCGCATTTACATAGCCGAGTTTCAAACAAACATTGACGTTGCGCTCCATCGAGCGGCCGGAAACCGCGACCTTGCGGCCATATTTAGCTGAAAGATTAATTGCAATTTGAATGCGATTGATATTCGAGGCAAACGAACTCATGATAATCCGTCCGGCCGCTTTTTCACGAAATATTTTCTCAATATCCATACTCACTACACGTTCGGAGATTGTATAGCCGGGGATTTCGGCGTTGGTTGAGTCGTTCATGTGCAAAAGCACGCCCTGCTCACTCATCGAAATCAACTTGGCGTAATCTGAAGGCTCGCCCCAAATTGGCGTATGATCAAATTTCCAATCGGTCGTGTAGGCGATTAACCCCTCGGGCGTGTCGATCGCCAGTCCGACGTTGTCGGGAATGGTGTGGGTGAGCGTAAAGAGATCGATTTTAAAGACTCCAAATATGAGACGACTTCGCGCTTTCACAACGCTAACGCTGGCTTTGATATCGTGTTCCTTAAATTTCGCCTCAATGAGCGCCGCTGTCAGCGGCAAACCGTAAAGCGGAATGCCTTGCAGGCGAGGATAGATGTAGGGAATGGCCGAAACATGATCCTCGTGGCCGTGCGTGAAGATAATCGCCCGGACTTTATGTCGATTTTCGAGAAGATAGGTAATGTCGGGAATAACAAGATCGATGCCTGGCATTTGATCGGACGGGAAGAGCCCGCCAGCATCAACAACAATAATATCGTTGCCATATTCAAAGGCCGTCATATTCATTCCCACTTCCGAGAGACCGCCGAGGGGGATCACGCGGAGTTTAGTTTGCGGCGCCGCATACACGCGGCGCGCCAAGGCAGTTTGAGCACGCAGGGCAATGCCAGGCGTTTCCGGTTTTTGTTGCATGCGCTGTTTAGGCGGTCGGATCCTGATTTGACGCCCCGGTCGCCGTTCCGGCGCTGTTTTAGGTTGAGGCTTCGGACGCATCGGTCGGCCAGCGCTTAGCTGGCTTGCGCGCGGCGCGCGCGCTGGTTGTTTAGAAGCGTGATATGCAGTTAATGCCATATAATTTTAGTTTCCTTTCAATATTAGGATTCATCTTTATAAACTGGCCTGCGTGACAGCCAAAACTTTATAAATGACTTGAAAATCCTGTCGAATTTGTTCTTTTAATTCCTCTTTGTGTAAACCGGCGGCGGGATGAAAAAGCGCGACATACCATTGATGAGGCGCGTCAGTTGCCGGATTTGGACGATCAAAAGCTTGACCATGAACGATTGAAATTGGCCCGACGTCGGGTAAAAACTTACTTTTTGAGTGGCGACCCAAGGTAACAATGACCTTCGGCTGAAGAAGCTGAATTTGAGCGGCAAGATACGGCCAACACGCATCGAGTTCTTCTGGCAAGGGATCCCGATTGCCTGGTGGCCGAGCGTGTACCATGTTGGTAATAAAGACATCTTTTCGTTCTAAATTAACCGAAGCAAGCATCTCTTCCAAAAATTCGCCAGCGGCGCCGACAAATGGTCGTCCAAGTTGATCCTCGTGAAAACCTGGCGCCTCACCGATAAACATAACCTTTGCTCGCGCATTCCCTTCTCCCGGGACAACTCTAGTTTGGTCTGTGCATAAGCCGCACGATCGACACTGGCGCATCGCGGCCGCTACATCTTCGAGCGACTGATAAGCAATCATTTAGAGAACTCTTCAAGAAGAAGGTAAGTTTAGCACCGATGACTGTAATTGTCAAATTTCTGTGGGTTCGTCATAGAAATTTTCCCGTTTTTTTAGATTGAAGTAATTAGAAGTCTTTTTACTTCATTTTGATAGAAATAATTCACCTTTATCATTAAAAATCATTGCTCCTACCGAAACCCCAATATAATTGAGCCCCTTTTTCATTGCTTCATTCCACAAAACCAATATTCCTTTCTCACAAGCGGCTAGTCTCCTGGGTGAAAAGTAGGATCGTTGTAGCGTTCTCGACCTCGAATGACATCTCGTCGATATCGATCTCCGATAGGAGTTACAGCAGAATGCAATTCTTGATCCAAAGCCATTAATTCGTGCGTCAGATTTCCCGACCATAAAATGCCGGGATCGAGGTTCGTCGTGGCTCGGTAGTGACGTGTTAGCTCGACAACTTGTTGAGTAATGCGCTGTGTCAATAATTGAGCGGCAGTTCGATTATCCTGATTGGCAAGTTGGTCAAGAAACGAATCAACCTCATTTTTGTCGTAGTGGTTAGGCGCCGCAGTTAATTCGTGAAATCGAATCAGCGCCTGGACCAGGGAATCACTTGGAAAATTCGCTTGTCGTTCATATGACATGTTCTGGAGCTGTTTGAAACCCTTATGGTCTAGCCAGCAGAGGAGCTGAACCAATGTAGGCGACATTCCAGTTGTGCCACTTTTATTCGCATAGGTCAATTTCGTATTCACATCCTCAATCAGATGGGCCAGCGCGCCATTGTTTGTTTTTGCATCACTGATGAGCCGATCGAACGCTTTGTCGCCAAATACTGGTGGTTCGTAGGGAGTCGGTTCGGTATTCTGCACGAGTCGTCGGAGCACATCGATGGCGGGTATTTTAGTAGTGGACGCAGAATCATCGCTATTCCATTCATGAACATCTTGATCGACGAGAAGGTCATAGCTTGCTCGGTCAAGAAGTAAATCCTTCTTTTTATTATCGTATTCGGAACTATTCCCGCTAAAGTAGGAGGTTTTTGGAACGATCTCCTCTATCTTAGAACTGTCTCCACTCTCGTAGTAGTAAACCATGGCGGCCAGCATATCGTGGACGTATGGACGTTGATCATGGATGAAATCTCGTAGAATACCGAAAAGCGGCATAATACTTAGAGCATCCAGTCGATTTTGCTCAAAGCGACTTTTGTCCAGCGTCGGAATCGTTCGAGCAATGACCATGCGCTCATTCACATGGAGCGGATCGGCTTTTGTGACTTGCGTCTGCACTAAAAAGTCTCCAATCCCAAAATCGCCGCGACGCATACCCCATTGATTCCTCGCTTCCTGCAATAACGCAACATCTGGATGTCTCGCAATCATTTTGGGAAACAATTGCTCGCGGAATCCCTGAATAATCTCGGCGGTCATCGGGTGGTTCCTTGTATACATCCGAATTACGTCAAGCATGGATTTGCATAACTCTTCTTCGGTAGTGAGAGAAACGGCCTCGGCGGCAAGTTCTGTTACTGACTGTAATAGCGAGGCGTCGCCAATGCACCAAACTGTCTCGAGGAGATGTGGAGCGAAGTTCGTGAATGATTTACTTGCAAGTACCTCGGGTGGTTGCTCGTTAAGCTGTTCTTGCCATACAATCCCAGCTACCAGGAATTCAGAGAATCGTTGCGGAGAATATTGGGTTGAAATTTTGCTCGGAAGATTCAGTAAACCCAATGCCTGATTCAGGCGTTCTCTTCGAGTCTCCAAGTCTAAAGTCGCCGATAAGAAACGCTCGGCATACTGATCAACGAATTTGAGAATTGAGTGTTTTGTCTCCGGATTCTTTAATAGTCGGGTAGCGGCTTCGACGTCGAAAGAATTTGCAGGCGCATCACGCCAAGTTTCCTTTTTCCAATCATAACGAGGCGAACGAAGTTTCGACGTAACAGTCATCACGTCGATAAAATCTCCCTCGCTCATCCCAGTAGCTGCTTCTGCAATTTTCCGACGCTCATTCTCATCTGTCCCAACATTAGGAAACCGATCCTTCATGAGCTGTTCAAACGGAGAGAATAGTCGTGTTTCAATCTTTGGGATCTCGGTTTGAGCCTCGCCCCATGTGCTGAATTCGGAAAAATTAATAGCCTTTTCAGGGTGAGTTTGAACATAATCGAGCCCTACCCAGTCATCATCTTCATCCAAACGATCATTTTTAATCGTTTTAGGAGTATGTGAATCTTTTGCTTTATCTGAAAAATTAAATTCCTCATTTATCTGCATCATCTCACCTATTATAAGCATAAGCACGGGGAAGTTTATGTTACGTAGGATTCAAATTATTGCAATAATTTTAGCCGCTCCTTTGAGACTGCTAGAGGAAATCGGATTGTTGCGGTCAATCCAACACTAAATGTCGGCATTCTACAAAGACTTTCTCACTTTCATCATTACGAGGAACCAAGGGCGACGAAGCAATCTAGTAGAATAGGATCACCACGCTTCGCTCGCAATGACATCAAATTTTACTCGAGACCATTAAAAATCCTCTTTCAATGGTCTTATTCTGCTTGTTTGATCGACAAACCGATTCGGCCACGTTCGGAGTCAAGTTCGAGCACTTTGACACGAACCTTATCGCCAACCTTCAATCGACTTGAGACGTCGGGAATCCGCTCGTTAGCCACTTCTGAAATATGTACCATCCCGACTTTGCCGGGCAAAATTTCAACCAGAGCTCCAATCTCCTGACCGCTCATTCTGTTTTTTTGAATCGAGGTGACTGTGCCAGTGTATGTTTTACCAACTTCGGCCTCAACGACTTGCGCCTCAATGAGCTCAACAGCCTTGCGGCCAAATTCGGCGTTCGTCGAGGTTACCATGACCGTGCCATCTTCTTCAATATCAATTTGAGTAATAACTTTGCCGCCCGAAAGCTCGATAATTTTGTTGATATTTTTGCCGCCCGGACCAATGAGATCGCCAATTTTATCTTGAGGAATCTTAACTGTCAAAATACGCGGCGCATATTCGGAAAGTTCAGAGCGCGGAGCGGGTAGGACCGAAAGCATGTGTTCGAGCACTTTGAGACGAGCGGTTTGGGCGCGCGCGAGCGCTTCTTGAATAATCAGCAAGGTTAAACCCTTAACTTTCATATCAAGTTGAATGGCG
This region includes:
- a CDS encoding helix-turn-helix domain-containing protein, giving the protein MTPFRKKRIASSQTLGAKLLKARKRRHIELRTAETETKVPMRHLEALELGHYHKLPARVYVRGFLTRYAVYLGLKPESALTAYEVELASYVQTQSVRVSAKTQATLLRPHSADELIERRRQWHITPEIIWGSALSLFVLGVLGYMWFQVASFAAAPPLEIVTPGSALSVSVQEVEVAGITDPGAELRINDQPVTVNQDGHFREAVSLIDGVNTIEIAAKNKAEKETIKTLQLLADIPR
- a CDS encoding DNA translocase FtsK 4TM domain-containing protein; protein product: MARRRRRRKQSVFAYFDWSVNPDTLREVVATLFIVVGLIGLLALFGGAGAIGANLTSFFSKLFGPVSYLIPVVFLGIGLVLWNPSRFAIRWGLLLGVIFLFTFLPGLLSPFGGLIGTEISALFTQFFGEIAGALALAFLVLASLLLIFNTSLKSLFELVFTSKGEEPQIHDTSAAGNARVSVFQAVRDRLAGARGSMQVSQMPNSASATAKPVIATPVGDWEFPPFELLNLPTGKATAGNVVKNVEIIEKALKDFGIEVAMGDVNIGPTVTQYTLKPTEGIKLNQITARANDLALSLAAPSIRIEAPISGKSLVGIEVPNKVPAIVTLREVLETDHFKSVKSNLTLALGRDAAGAPVAVDLKRMPHLLIAGATGSGKSIAINTIITTLLYQNTPRDLRLLLIDPKRVEFTQYNAVPHLLAPVVTEPDKTVNTLKWSIVEMERRYHQLQEVGSRDIASYNAKHKDSPLPYIVIIIDELADLMQQSAKEVEGAIVRLAQMARAVGIHLVVATQRPSVDVITGLIKANITTRMAFAVASQIDSRTIIDIAGAEKLLGNGDMLFLSNEYVGKPRRVQGCFVTEKEIDGVTEFLKQLAPPQYDEEIENFAPRAVGAGAGGQSAIDDDLFGEAKTVVVQAGKASASLLQRRLRIGYARAARLLDLLEQQGAIGPPDGAKPRDVLIGLETLGGGNFPTTHQSPPVRTPPPDTF
- a CDS encoding ribonuclease J, with product MQQKPETPGIALRAQTALARRVYAAPQTKLRVIPLGGLSEVGMNMTAFEYGNDIIVVDAGGLFPSDQMPGIDLVIPDITYLLENRHKVRAIIFTHGHEDHVSAIPYIYPRLQGIPLYGLPLTAALIEAKFKEHDIKASVSVVKARSRLIFGVFKIDLFTLTHTIPDNVGLAIDTPEGLIAYTTDWKFDHTPIWGEPSDYAKLISMSEQGVLLHMNDSTNAEIPGYTISERVVSMDIEKIFREKAAGRIIMSSFASNINRIQIAINLSAKYGRKVAVSGRSMERNVNVCLKLGYVNAPKDIFVDIRSIANIPPSQLTIISTGSQGEEYSALVRMASGEHRQVKLTKGDTVIISASRIPGNEHAIHETIDNLFRQGAEVVYGGELDIHTSGHAKQEELKMMIAMLKPKYFIPIHGEYRMLKAHAKIALQMGVPGANIFVGENGSVFEVEKGQARWAEKIQANYVMIDGLGIGDVGNIVLRDRQAMAQEGIFMVILTVDKRKGTLISSPDIISRGFVYMRDAKGLIIKARHEIKQLFDRHSKNSPLDWEYVKRALRDDLVKFLYEYTQRQPMIIPVVIEV
- a CDS encoding uracil-DNA glycosylase, with protein sequence MIAYQSLEDVAAAMRQCRSCGLCTDQTRVVPGEGNARAKVMFIGEAPGFHEDQLGRPFVGAAGEFLEEMLASVNLERKDVFITNMVHARPPGNRDPLPEELDACWPYLAAQIQLLQPKVIVTLGRHSKSKFLPDVGPISIVHGQAFDRPNPATDAPHQWYVALFHPAAGLHKEELKEQIRQDFQVIYKVLAVTQASL